Proteins from one Mycobacterium adipatum genomic window:
- a CDS encoding Fic family protein yields MDIEAVGKSPIGNLIPISGLDPRTMEPWEYWAYLPDPLPVEPNLSPAAVAAAAKAAMAIARLDEAVAQLPRPEILVRPIIRREAASTSALEGTYATFQEVLEADFLQDNQMSYEQREIRNYVEASELAIQNITERRISRSFLGGLQRIIVRRTKGDTADAGDLRPHEVAIGAENKPIQEARFVPCPAGDHLIFGVDAWEQWINQKSDLLIVAKMAIGHYQFETLHPFGDGNGRLGRLISLLQIMQTGELRWPVLNIAPWFESRRQLYQDGLLDVTLSGDFSPWVELFAEAVEVQAREGLTKIQTLLSIRDRMVADLRARGMRGSPVEIAEVLIGYPVIDVPTVKNLLGKSFQAANQAVGKLIEQGILMEITGRRQDRMFVAPEILRTVNRVDH; encoded by the coding sequence ATGGATATCGAAGCTGTGGGCAAGTCGCCGATCGGGAATCTGATCCCGATTAGCGGCCTTGACCCCAGGACCATGGAGCCCTGGGAGTATTGGGCATACCTACCGGACCCGCTGCCTGTGGAACCGAACCTAAGCCCGGCCGCAGTGGCGGCAGCCGCGAAAGCTGCCATGGCCATCGCGCGACTGGACGAGGCAGTTGCGCAACTGCCTCGTCCTGAAATCTTGGTTCGACCGATCATTCGGCGAGAAGCAGCCAGCACTTCTGCGCTTGAGGGCACGTACGCGACATTCCAGGAAGTTCTTGAAGCCGACTTCCTCCAAGACAACCAAATGTCCTACGAACAACGCGAGATTCGCAACTACGTGGAAGCATCCGAGCTTGCTATCCAGAACATCACTGAGCGCCGGATTTCACGCAGCTTTCTCGGCGGGCTACAGCGGATCATTGTCCGCAGAACAAAGGGTGATACAGCAGATGCCGGTGATCTTCGCCCGCACGAGGTAGCGATCGGCGCGGAGAACAAACCGATCCAGGAGGCTAGGTTCGTACCTTGTCCCGCGGGCGATCACCTCATTTTCGGGGTTGACGCCTGGGAACAATGGATCAACCAAAAGTCCGACCTTCTCATAGTCGCGAAGATGGCGATTGGTCATTACCAATTCGAGACGCTCCATCCGTTTGGAGACGGAAATGGCCGCCTAGGAAGGCTGATTTCTCTATTGCAGATCATGCAAACAGGTGAACTCCGGTGGCCGGTCCTTAATATCGCACCGTGGTTCGAATCAAGACGGCAGCTATATCAGGATGGGCTACTTGATGTTACTCTCTCCGGAGACTTCAGTCCGTGGGTCGAACTGTTCGCGGAAGCCGTCGAAGTTCAAGCCCGCGAAGGTCTTACCAAAATCCAAACTCTCTTGTCGATCCGCGACCGGATGGTTGCAGATCTGAGAGCTAGGGGTATGCGCGGGTCCCCAGTGGAGATCGCCGAAGTCCTAATTGGATACCCAGTCATTGATGTACCGACCGTAAAGAACCTGTTGGGCAAGTCTTTCCAGGCTGCTAACCAGGCGGTCGGAAAGCTCATCGAACAGGGCATTCTGATGGAGATAACTGGCCGGCGCCAGGACAGGATGTTCGTCGCTCCAGAGATACTGCGGACGGTGAACCGGGTGGATCACTAG
- a CDS encoding DNA polymerase III subunit delta' → MRSGVFSRLVGQHLVEEELLAAATAARGDMSHSGLTAGGMTHAWLITGPPGSGRSIAAVCFAAALQCTSEGQPGCGECRSCTTTMAGTHADVRRIIPEGLSIGVREMREIVQIASRRPGTGRWQIVVVEDADRLTEGAANALLKVVEEPPPSTVFLLCAPSVDPEDIAVTLRSRCRHVALVTPPTASIAEVLTERDGIAADVAAWAASVSGGHVGRARRLATDPESRLRRERALSLARDAATPSRAYGAAEELVATAEAEAKALTMDRNESETEELRTALGAGGTGKGTAGAMRGASGAMKQLEQRQKSRQTRASRDALDRALMDLATYFRDALVVSAGAGGVVANHPDMAEKVGSMAAHVAPDKLLRCIEAVLDCREALAINVKPKFAVDAMVATVGQALKT, encoded by the coding sequence GTGCGCAGCGGTGTCTTTTCACGTCTGGTGGGTCAGCACCTCGTCGAGGAGGAGCTGCTCGCGGCCGCCACGGCGGCCCGGGGTGACATGTCTCACAGTGGTCTCACAGCTGGGGGAATGACTCATGCCTGGCTGATCACCGGCCCGCCCGGGTCCGGTCGTTCCATCGCGGCGGTGTGTTTCGCCGCGGCGCTGCAGTGCACGTCGGAGGGGCAGCCGGGCTGCGGTGAGTGCCGGTCGTGCACCACCACGATGGCGGGCACGCATGCCGACGTGCGCCGGATCATCCCGGAAGGGTTGTCCATCGGGGTGCGCGAAATGCGCGAGATCGTGCAGATCGCGTCGCGCCGGCCGGGCACGGGTCGCTGGCAGATCGTGGTGGTCGAGGATGCCGACCGCCTCACCGAGGGCGCGGCGAACGCGCTGCTCAAGGTGGTCGAGGAGCCACCGCCGTCGACGGTGTTCCTGCTGTGCGCCCCGTCGGTGGATCCCGAGGACATCGCCGTGACGCTGCGCTCGCGCTGCCGGCATGTCGCGCTGGTGACACCGCCGACCGCGTCGATCGCCGAGGTGCTCACCGAACGGGACGGCATCGCCGCCGACGTGGCGGCCTGGGCGGCGTCGGTCAGCGGGGGACATGTCGGCCGCGCCCGCCGGTTGGCGACCGATCCGGAGTCGCGGCTGCGCCGGGAGCGAGCGCTGAGCCTGGCCCGCGATGCCGCCACGCCGTCGCGCGCCTACGGAGCGGCCGAGGAACTCGTCGCCACCGCGGAGGCGGAGGCGAAGGCACTCACCATGGACCGCAATGAGAGCGAGACCGAGGAGTTGCGGACCGCGCTCGGTGCCGGCGGCACCGGGAAGGGCACCGCGGGTGCCATGCGCGGCGCCAGTGGGGCGATGAAGCAGCTCGAGCAACGCCAGAAATCACGGCAGACCCGCGCGTCCCGCGATGCGCTGGACCGTGCGCTGATGGACCTGGCCACCTACTTCCGCGACGCGCTGGTGGTGTCGGCCGGTGCGGGCGGGGTGGTCGCCAACCACCCGGATATGGCCGAGAAGGTGGGATCGATGGCCGCCCACGTGGCGCCGGACAAGCTGCTGCGCTGTATCGAGGCGGTGCTGGACTGCCGGGAGGCGCTGGCGATCAACGTGAAGCCGAAGTTCGCCGTCGACGCGATGGTCGCGACGGTGGGGCAGGCCCTGAAAACCTGA